One stretch of Anolis carolinensis isolate JA03-04 chromosome 3, rAnoCar3.1.pri, whole genome shotgun sequence DNA includes these proteins:
- the ikzf5 gene encoding zinc finger protein Pegasus encodes MGEKKPEPLDFVKDFQEYLTQQTHHVNMISGSVSGDKEAETLQDAGTEGDQNGLDHSSVEVSLDENAGVLVDGFERTFDGKLKCRYCNYASKGTARLIEHIRIHTGEKPHRCHLCPFASAYERHLEAHMRSHTGEKPYKCELCSFRCSDRSNLSHHRRRKHKMVPLKGTRPSLSNKKIWGVLQKKTSNLGFSRRALINLSPPSMVVQKPDYLNDFTHEIPNIQTEAYESMAKPTETGGLPRDPQDLMVDNPLNQLSTLAGQLSSLPPENQNPPSPDVVPCQDEKPFMLHQPVVPAVVPAVPTSIPQSASPTSPDPRPVHSQRNYSPVAGPSSDHSAHASTPSISNSQPSTPAPTLPVQDPQLLHHCQHCDMYFADNILYTIHMGCHGFENPFQCNICGCKCKNKYDFACHFARGQHSQH; translated from the exons ATGGGTGAAAAGAAACCAGAACCTTTGGATTTTGTAAAAGATTTTCAGGAATATCTGACTCAGCAGACTCACCATGTGAATATGATTTCAGGCTCTGTTAGTGGTGATAAAGAAGCAGAAACTCTTCAAGACG CAGGGACAGAAGGTGATCAGAATGGACTAGATCATTCTTCAGTTGAGGTTTCACTGGATGAAAATGCAGGAGTATTGGTAGATGGGTTTGAAAGAACTTTTGATGGGAAGTTAAAGTGTCGGTATTGTAACTATGCCAGCAAAGGAACAGCCCGTCTCATAGAACATATCAGAATCCACACAG GTGAGAAGCCACACAGGTGTCATTTATGTCCCTTTGCGTCAGCCTATGAACGGCACCTGGAAGCTCATATGCGGTCTCATACTGGTGAAAAACCGTATAAATGTGAATTGTGTTCCTTCCGCTGCAGCGACAGAAGCAACCTGTCTCACCATCGCAGGCGCAAACATAAGATGGTGCCTTTAAAGGGTACAAGGCCTTCTCTTAGTAACAAGAAGATATGGGGTGTCTTGCAGAAGAAGACTAGCAACTTGGGGTTCAGCCGAAGAGCACTAATTAACTTGAGCCCGCCTTCTATGGTGGTTCAGAAGCCAGACTATCTTAATGACTTCACTCATGAAATCCCAAACATTCAGACTGAAGCGTATGAAAGTATGGCGAAACCAACAGAGACTGGTGGGTTACCGAGAGATCCGCAAGATCTTATGGTTGATAACCCTTTGAACCAGCTATCTACTTTGGCAGGACAGTTGTCTAGTTTGCCCCCTGAAAACCAAAACCCACCTTCCCCCGATGTTGTGCCGTGTCAAGACGAAAAGCCTTTTATGCTACATCAGCCTGTGGTGCCAGCTGTGGTCCCTGCAGTCCCGACCAGTATTCCTCAGAGCGCTTCTCCCACAAGCCCAGACCCACGTCCCGTGCACTCTCAAAGGAACTACAGCCCGGTGGCCGGTCCTAGCAGCGACCACAGCGCTCACGCCAGCACCCCAAGCATAAGTAATAGCCAGCCCAGTACACCAGCACCGACTCTCCCAGTTCAAGACCCGCAGCTTCTGCACCACTGCCAGCACTGTGATATGTATTTTGCTGACAATATCCTGTATACTATTCACATGGGATGCCATGGATTTGAGAACCCTTTCCAATGTAATATATGTGGTTgcaaatgtaaaaacaaatatGACTTTGCTTGCCACTTTGCCAGAGGTCAGCACAGTCAGCACTGA